A single genomic interval of uncultured Desulfobulbus sp. harbors:
- a CDS encoding PAS domain-containing protein — MATAAQTPVGMDVGILESWNEPGFMVDGKRTITWANQAFYDTFQLTAAQVIGKMTCEETCNLHLCGTKDCTVEKASRLSKEVSTEGIQNNGGGIRYFRSIARPLGGEEARTLVTMSDISREKKLEARLRQMETDLNVIPTPIMEIDDKFTVTFINPAGAAVAGLTPDEAVGKKCFDLFKTPHCKTEKCACMRAMKTDSVISEQTIARPRDGVIVPIKYTGAPIKDAKGNIVGAIEYVLDVTDETRQQQLAEEKIENLNTIPTPIMSIDTDFTITFVNPAGAAVAGLTPDEAVGKKCFDLFKTPHCKTEKCACLRAMQTDSVISEQTIARPRDGVIVPIKYTGAPIKDAKGNIKGALEYILDVTEESKQQQMANEKIENLNAIPTPIMSIDTDFTITYMNPAGAAVVGLSPDQMVGKKCYDFFRTPHCRTERCACTQAMKSDGIVTEETIARPREGVIVPIKYTGAPIKDAKGNIKGALEFILDITEEARQRHDANTKIENLNAIPTPIMSIDTDYAITFINPAGAAAVGLTPDSAIGRKCFDLFKTPHCQTEKCACNRAMKTDSVVSDETIARPRDGMIMPIKYTGAPIKDAKGNITGALEFVLDITDEARQRQEANEKIENLNAIPTPIFSIDTDFSITFINPAGAQALGSPADELIGRKCYSLFNSGHCRTEHCACNQAMQTDQVISAKTVAHINGREVPIKYTGAPIKDAKGNIKGALEFVLDVSAESEVEQLVSQASGEVAALVADSQQRMEQVKQEMQVMNQSIDQEVVRLDASETTIRRMLDSSSEMLGVSEKVNQLAGSMSHEAENGRKAGAEAGEKMQQINRSMQQNNEMVATLVSQVEKIGGFVDIIKEIASQTNLLAFNAAIEAARAGDAGRGFAVVADEVRKLAENSSRSAVDISNIVKMVENDSRQTITAMQDGMRMLDDGSKVINTALNAMEEISTGIMTISSSIDDVSGRAATLADHGQKVMEQIQTVVKSAGDNRRTTETVQESVVDTVNALDRLMASSSSLQNAVNNMTK; from the coding sequence GCGGCACCAAGGACTGCACGGTGGAAAAGGCGTCCAGGCTGAGCAAAGAGGTCAGCACCGAAGGGATCCAGAACAATGGCGGAGGTATCCGCTACTTTCGTTCCATAGCCCGTCCCCTTGGAGGGGAAGAAGCCCGGACCCTGGTGACCATGAGCGATATCAGCCGTGAAAAGAAGCTGGAGGCGCGGCTGCGGCAGATGGAGACCGATCTCAACGTGATTCCCACGCCGATTATGGAGATCGACGATAAATTCACCGTGACCTTCATCAATCCAGCAGGTGCGGCAGTGGCGGGATTGACGCCGGATGAGGCAGTGGGTAAGAAGTGTTTTGACCTGTTCAAGACGCCGCACTGCAAGACCGAAAAATGCGCCTGCATGCGGGCGATGAAGACCGATAGCGTCATCAGCGAGCAGACCATTGCCCGGCCGCGCGACGGGGTGATCGTTCCGATCAAGTATACCGGCGCGCCGATCAAGGACGCCAAGGGCAACATTGTTGGAGCCATTGAGTATGTCCTCGATGTCACCGATGAAACCAGGCAGCAGCAACTGGCCGAGGAAAAGATCGAGAACCTCAATACCATTCCCACGCCGATCATGTCGATCGACACCGATTTCACCATCACCTTCGTGAACCCGGCCGGTGCGGCGGTTGCCGGGTTGACGCCGGATGAGGCTGTGGGCAAGAAGTGTTTTGATCTGTTTAAGACGCCGCACTGCAAGACCGAGAAATGCGCCTGCCTGAGGGCGATGCAGACCGACAGCGTTATCAGCGAGCAGACCATTGCCCGGCCGCGCGACGGGGTGATCGTTCCGATCAAGTATACCGGCGCACCGATCAAGGATGCCAAGGGCAACATCAAGGGGGCGCTTGAGTACATTCTCGATGTCACCGAGGAGAGCAAGCAACAGCAGATGGCCAACGAGAAGATCGAGAATCTCAATGCCATCCCCACGCCGATCATGTCGATCGACACCGATTTCACCATCACCTATATGAACCCTGCCGGTGCGGCGGTGGTTGGCCTGAGCCCTGATCAGATGGTGGGCAAGAAATGTTACGATTTCTTCCGCACCCCCCATTGCCGGACCGAGCGCTGCGCCTGCACCCAGGCCATGAAGAGCGACGGCATCGTGACCGAGGAAACCATCGCCCGGCCGCGCGAAGGGGTGATCGTGCCCATTAAGTACACCGGCGCACCGATCAAGGATGCCAAGGGCAACATCAAGGGGGCGCTCGAGTTTATCCTCGATATCACCGAAGAGGCCCGTCAGCGGCACGATGCCAACACCAAGATCGAGAACCTCAACGCCATTCCCACGCCGATCATGTCGATCGACACCGATTACGCCATCACCTTCATCAATCCTGCCGGTGCGGCTGCCGTCGGATTGACGCCGGACAGTGCCATCGGCCGCAAGTGCTTTGACCTGTTCAAGACGCCGCACTGCCAGACCGAGAAATGTGCCTGCAACAGGGCGATGAAAACCGACAGCGTGGTCAGCGATGAGACCATTGCCCGGCCGCGTGACGGGATGATCATGCCGATCAAGTACACCGGCGCGCCGATCAAGGATGCCAAGGGCAATATCACCGGCGCACTCGAATTTGTGCTCGATATCACCGATGAGGCACGCCAGCGCCAGGAGGCCAATGAGAAGATTGAGAATCTCAATGCCATTCCCACGCCGATCTTCTCCATTGATACCGATTTTTCGATCACCTTCATCAACCCGGCAGGGGCTCAGGCCCTGGGTTCGCCCGCGGACGAATTGATCGGCAGGAAGTGTTACAGCCTGTTCAACAGCGGCCATTGCCGGACCGAACACTGTGCCTGCAATCAGGCCATGCAGACGGATCAGGTTATCTCCGCCAAGACGGTTGCCCATATCAACGGACGCGAGGTTCCAATCAAATACACCGGTGCGCCGATCAAGGATGCCAAGGGCAATATCAAGGGGGCCCTGGAGTTTGTCCTTGATGTCAGCGCCGAATCCGAGGTCGAGCAGCTGGTGAGCCAGGCCAGCGGCGAGGTGGCGGCCCTGGTGGCGGATTCCCAGCAGCGGATGGAACAGGTCAAGCAGGAGATGCAGGTCATGAACCAGTCGATCGATCAGGAGGTCGTGCGTCTGGATGCCTCGGAAACCACCATTCGCCGGATGCTGGATTCCTCCAGCGAAATGCTCGGGGTCAGCGAAAAGGTGAACCAGTTGGCCGGTTCCATGTCGCATGAGGCGGAAAACGGTCGCAAGGCCGGTGCGGAGGCGGGCGAGAAGATGCAGCAGATCAACCGCTCCATGCAGCAGAACAATGAGATGGTGGCCACCCTGGTCTCCCAGGTGGAAAAAATCGGCGGTTTTGTCGATATCATCAAGGAGATCGCCTCCCAGACCAACCTCCTGGCGTTTAACGCCGCCATCGAGGCCGCCCGTGCCGGAGATGCCGGCCGTGGATTTGCAGTGGTGGCCGACGAGGTGCGCAAGCTGGCGGAAAACAGTTCGCGTTCGGCGGTGGATATTTCCAATATCGTCAAGATGGTGGAGAATGACTCCCGCCAGACCATCACCGCCATGCAGGACGGCATGCGCATGCTGGATGACGGTTCCAAGGTCATCAACACCGCGCTCAATGCCATGGAGGAGATCTCCACCGGGATCATGACCATTTCCTCCTCCATCGACGATGTCAGCGGACGGGCAGCCACCTTGGCGGATCACGGGCAGAAGGTTATGGAGCAGATCCAGACCGTGGTCAAATCGGCCGGTGATAACCGTCGCACCACCGAAACGGTTCAGGAGTCGGTCGTCGATACGGTCAACGCACTTGATCGGCTCATGGCTTCGAGCAGTTCACTGCAGAACGCGGTGAACAACATGACCAAGTAA